In Trichoderma atroviride chromosome 2, complete sequence, one DNA window encodes the following:
- a CDS encoding uncharacterized protein (EggNog:ENOG41), which produces MSFTDEELDRNWQPNGRRPQSTIARNFQMELEDIFNLDEQKAELQESYDTRNYNIGKNTQELASLEERLREMEKRLNAAGITAPSDDTAEQHSPSSTPKPEASSLSAPPADDKARSRPGTAQPTQQAPSSGDMPPTPGASEDGDRE; this is translated from the exons ATGTCCTTCACCGACGAGGAGCTTGACCGCAACTGGCAGCCCAACGGCCGACGACCGCAGTC AACCATTGCCAGAAACTTCCAAATGGAGCTGGaagacatcttcaacttAGACGAGCAAAAGGCTGAGCTCCAGGAGTCGTACGACACGAG GAACTACAACATCGGCAAGAACACCCAAGAGCTCGCCTCGCTCGAGGAGCGCCTCCGCGAAATGGAGAAGCGCCTCAACGCTGCCGGCATCACCGCCCCCAGCGACGACACCGCCGAGCAGCACTCCCCGAGCTCGACGCCCAAGCCAGaggcctcttctctctccgcGCCCCCAGCAGACGACAAGGCCAGGTCGCGGCCAGGAACCGCGCAGCCCACGCAGCAAGCCCCCAGCTCTGGTGACATGCCTCCAACCCCCGGGGCCAGTGAAG atggtgatCGCGAGTAA
- a CDS encoding uncharacterized protein (EggNog:ENOG41), which yields MPSTRAFALVLAFGVFFMALVITVERLALSCTDGIHCRGAHHVAKRPEAFKHDVFRQTDREPGFLSIEAPSNILATESVPDSAGRSKSAPESDCAQFPDTSKILLVMKTGASEAFSKVPAQLTTNLKCLPEFLIFSDMEQEIGGHKIYDSLDTVLDPVKTSNQDFDAYFRQRQCAVDQESCNRNMDFKQEGWDLDKYKNIHIAEKAFNTRPNYDWYLFVDAGAYVVWPTMVRWLEQLDHNDPMYIGSKTWVGNSPFGDGGSGYVVSNRAMRDFFEDEHNVANRWDEATKRHCCGDLMFAKALKEATGISVNDTWPTTNAEKPFTIHYSSKQWCQPIATMNHLGSEELSTLCAFEREQKFASPMRIRDLYHHFVAPRLVPIRPDWDNLSDDVFYLDISENSHDHYQLRKAKLEGLSPLEKSAHLSFDSCQRACQVDSACLQYRYHDGICGFSRTIKHGLPKPKTNQMSDRWMSGWDVDKIQAWVQEHDDCGDEIQWPLVQTPQL from the exons ATGCCGTCTACGCGAGCCTTTGCCCTGGTGCTGGCCTTTGGCGTGTTCTTCATGGCATTGGTCATCACCGTAGAGCGGTTGGCACTGTCATGCACCGACGGGATTCACTGCCGAGGAGCGCACCATGTGGCGAAAAGGCCAGAAGCATTCAAGCACGATGTCTTTCGGCAGACCGATAGAGAGCCGGGATTCTTGTCCATTGAGGCACCTAGCAATATCCTGGCAACTGAGTCTGTCCCCGACTCGGCTGGTCGATCAAAAAGTGCGCCCGAGTCCGATTGCGCGCAGTTCCCCGACACCTCAAAGATCCTGCTGGTCATGAAAACAGGAGCTTCTGAAGCCTTTTCGAAAGTGCCAGCCCAGTTGACAACGAATCTGAAATGCTTGCCCGAgttcctcatcttcagcgaTATGGAACAAGAGATTGGAGGACACAAAATCTACGACAGCCTCGACACAGTCTTGGATCCGGTGAAGACGAGTAACCAAGATTTTGATGCTTATTTTCGACAACGTCAATGTGCGGTCGATCAAGAAAGCTGCAACCGGAACATGGATTTCAAACAAGAAGGATGGGACTTGGACAAGTACAAGAATATCCATATTGCGGAAAAGGCGTTCAACACGAGACCCAACTATGACTGGTATTTGTTTGTTGATGCCGGCGCCTATGTGGTGTGGCCAACAATGGTGCGTTGGTTAGAACAATTGGATCATAATGATCCCATGTATATCGGCAGCAAAACATGGGTAGGCAACTCCCCTTTCGGCGACGGGGGCAGCGGCTACGTCGTCTCTAATAGAGCCATGCGCGACTTCTTTGAGGATGAGCATAATGTGGCCAACCGATGGGACGAAGCTACAAAACGCCATTGCTGTGGCGATCTCATGTTTGCAAAAGCATTGAAAGAGGCCACAGGTATCAGCGTGAATGACACG TGGCCAACAACAAATGCAGAGAAGCCGTTTACCATTCATTATTCTAGCAAGCAGTGGTGCCAACCCATCGCAACCATGAACCATCTAGGAAGCGAGGAATTGTCTACGTTGTGCGCTTTTGAACGAGAGCAAAAGTTCGCCTCCCCTATGCGTATCAGGGACCTCTACCATCACTTCGTGGCACCGCGACTTGTGCCTATTCGGCCAGACTGGGATAATTTGAGCGACGATGTCTTTTACTTGGACATTTCGGAAAATTCACATGACCATTATCAGCTCCGAAAGGCGAAACTAGAAGGCTTGTCGCCTCTTGAGAAGTCAGCCCACTTGAGCTTCGACAGTTGTCAACGAGCTTGCCAAGTTGATTCAGCCTGTCTGCAGTATAGATATCACGACGGCATCTGTGGATTCAGCCGGACAATCAAGCACGGCCTTCCGAAACCGAAAACAAATCAAATGTCTGACCGGTGGATGAGCGGATGGGACGTCGACAAGATTCAAGCATGGGTGCAGGAGCACGATGACTGCGGTGATGAGATTCAGTGGCCCCTGGTCCAGACGCCGCAGCTTTGA